A region of the Sinorhizobium arboris LMG 14919 genome:
GGCTACCAAGAAGACCGACGACGCATTTTCCCTGTCCTTCGACCCGACCAAGTTTGCCGACAGCTTCCGCGAGTTTGCCGAAAAGAGCGCCGCGCAGTCGAAGGAAGCCTACGCCAAGATGAAGACCGCTACCGAAGAGGCAGCTAAAACCGTCGAAGCGACGGTCGAGAGCGCTCAGTCGGGGACGGTCGAACTCGGTCTCAAGGCCATCGACGCGCTGCGCACCAATGCAGAAAGCTCGCTCTCGCACATGGAAGCTCTGCTCGGCGTGAAATCGCTCTCCGAACTCGTCGAACTGCAGACGGCCTTTATCCG
Encoded here:
- the phaP1 gene encoding phasin PhaP1 — its product is MATKKTDDAFSLSFDPTKFADSFREFAEKSAAQSKEAYAKMKTATEEAAKTVEATVESAQSGTVELGLKAIDALRTNAESSLSHMEALLGVKSLSELVELQTAFIRKQAELAVEQAKTMQEATRKVAENVAKPGKEAAEKAMSNLKKS